In a single window of the Nodularia spumigena CCY9414 genome:
- a CDS encoding esterase/lipase family protein, with the protein MKYLPIIYVRGYAGSDQDVEQTVEDPFYGFNDGSAHIRVGAEGNPEQFFFESPLLRLITDHDYRPVFDHHQDQQLENYWKSIWIYRFYDDTTKSFGSQKAIRLSMEEVAQGLRDLITTVKSKTGAKKVYLIAHSMGGLVCRSLIQKIYPENNEKAFDHIDKFLTYGTPHGGIHFEMGRGIIEKIIDTLRLNNMDDFVPRRMYEYLTPKTQQKLLLPDSFDPQSLNDAFPVDRVFCIIGTNAHDYEAAFGVAQRTVGAQSDGLVQIEKAYVRGSHRAYIYRTHGGRFGMVNSEEAYQNLQRFFFGDLKVKLSLCHVELSDRNTTFYQMEVRSALRGLPVAIHEQKIEHHCPITVELNRSKPVPLFTAFMIPSYSASNDCTCRYAIKLALHSFVKQERNWLFGSHLDQVPLWSDFLIIDVTALNGEYRAKYTWNYESEEPHIPINPNPNADGFLADILLPERGTKVLGRAAAVHLEIFPWN; encoded by the coding sequence ATGAAATATTTACCAATCATCTATGTCCGTGGATATGCTGGATCAGATCAAGACGTTGAGCAAACCGTCGAAGATCCATTTTATGGATTCAATGATGGATCCGCACATATTCGGGTAGGTGCGGAAGGAAACCCGGAGCAGTTTTTTTTCGAGAGTCCACTACTGCGGCTAATTACTGACCACGATTATCGTCCTGTTTTTGACCATCATCAGGATCAGCAGCTGGAAAATTACTGGAAATCTATTTGGATCTACCGATTTTATGATGACACTACCAAAAGCTTTGGTTCTCAAAAAGCTATCAGACTCTCAATGGAGGAAGTCGCACAGGGTTTAAGAGATTTGATCACGACTGTTAAATCTAAGACAGGTGCTAAGAAAGTTTACTTAATTGCCCACTCTATGGGGGGTCTAGTTTGTCGCAGTCTGATCCAGAAGATTTATCCAGAGAACAATGAGAAAGCTTTTGATCATATTGATAAATTCTTAACCTATGGTACACCTCATGGTGGCATTCATTTTGAGATGGGGCGTGGCATAATCGAAAAAATCATCGACACGCTCAGATTAAATAATATGGATGATTTTGTCCCCCGGCGGATGTATGAATATTTGACACCTAAAACACAGCAAAAACTTTTGTTACCTGATAGCTTTGATCCTCAAAGTCTAAATGACGCTTTTCCAGTTGACCGGGTTTTTTGTATTATTGGTACAAATGCCCATGATTACGAAGCTGCTTTTGGTGTTGCACAGAGGACGGTAGGCGCTCAAAGTGATGGTTTAGTTCAAATTGAGAAAGCCTATGTGAGAGGATCGCATCGCGCCTATATTTATCGGACTCATGGTGGGCGTTTTGGAATGGTCAACTCGGAAGAAGCTTATCAAAATCTGCAACGCTTTTTCTTTGGCGATCTTAAGGTTAAACTATCTCTGTGTCATGTGGAGTTAAGCGATCGCAACACGACTTTTTATCAGATGGAAGTCCGCTCGGCTCTGCGTGGTCTTCCTGTTGCTATACATGAACAAAAAATTGAACATCATTGTCCGATCACAGTAGAATTAAACAGGTCTAAACCAGTTCCACTATTTACAGCTTTCATGATACCTAGTTACTCAGCTAGTAATGATTGTACTTGTAGATATGCGATTAAATTAGCTTTGCATTCCTTCGTGAAACAAGAGCGCAACTGGTTGTTTGGTAGCCATCTCGACCAAGTACCCCTGTGGTCTGATTTTCTGATCATTGATGTCACAGCCTTAAATGGTGAATACAGGGCTAAGTACACCTGGAATTATGAAAGTGAAGAACCGCACATTCCCATAAATCCCAATCCCAATGCAGA